In Methanobrevibacter sp., one DNA window encodes the following:
- a CDS encoding ZPR1 zinc finger domain-containing protein: protein MNMDDVKTGKGAEMKMDCPVCGGKNTATYTTQTHELAYFGEVVESTIQCEKCGFRHNDILATEQKDPAKHSLIISKKNLDSRVVRSQSATVSLPEIGIKVEPGPKSEGYISNVEGVVVRFIEATERALNMFTDETSQTNGKRVLENLHKVLDGELETLLLIEDPFGQSKIMDVRAKTEPLTDEELKNLKTGFTIIDD from the coding sequence ATGAACATGGATGATGTGAAGACTGGAAAAGGTGCAGAAATGAAAATGGATTGTCCGGTATGTGGAGGAAAAAATACTGCAACCTATACTACTCAAACTCATGAACTTGCTTATTTTGGAGAGGTTGTTGAATCAACCATACAATGTGAGAAATGTGGATTCAGACATAATGACATTTTGGCAACTGAACAGAAGGACCCTGCCAAACACAGTTTGATCATTAGCAAAAAGAATCTCGACTCAAGGGTGGTCCGTTCACAGTCAGCTACAGTGTCACTTCCAGAGATTGGAATCAAGGTTGAACCTGGTCCAAAGTCTGAAGGATACATATCAAATGTTGAAGGAGTTGTTGTAAGATTCATCGAAGCAACTGAACGTGCATTGAACATGTTTACTGATGAGACTTCACAAACAAACGGAAAAAGAGTTCTTGAAAACCTGCATAAGGTATTGGATGGAGAGCTTGAAACTCTCTTGCTTATAGAAGATCCATTCGGACAAAGCAAAATAATGGATGTCCGTGCAAAAACAGAACCTTTAACAGATGAAGAGTTAAAGAATTTAAAAACAGGATTTACAATAATCGATGATTGA
- a CDS encoding amidohydrolase family protein, translated as MQKVINSHCHIYPDKIAAKAVKGIRDFYDLHMSLNGTVDDLIEDGNKVGVVHYLIHSVATTPKQVKSINEFISFEVKSHPGLFTGFGTLHPDSEDIEGDLDYIIELGLKGVKVHPDFQQFALNEERAFKMGEAINERGLPIMIHCGDFRYNYSNPEHLKPFLESFPDLTVIGAHFAGWSMWEKATEELAGTPNLIVDCSSSLYSLSSETAKDLIHAYGADKVLWATDFPMWESVSEMEMFNKIDLTDEERNLILYENAAKLLGLEK; from the coding sequence ATGCAGAAAGTAATTAATTCACATTGTCACATTTATCCGGATAAGATTGCGGCAAAGGCCGTTAAGGGAATACGTGATTTCTATGACCTTCACATGTCTTTGAATGGAACTGTGGATGATTTGATTGAAGACGGCAATAAGGTAGGGGTTGTACATTACCTTATCCATTCAGTTGCAACAACTCCGAAGCAAGTCAAATCCATCAATGAATTCATCAGCTTTGAAGTAAAATCCCATCCCGGTTTATTTACAGGCTTTGGAACATTGCATCCTGATAGTGAAGACATTGAAGGGGATCTAGATTATATTATTGAACTCGGCTTGAAAGGAGTCAAGGTTCACCCGGATTTCCAACAGTTTGCCTTGAATGAGGAAAGGGCCTTTAAAATGGGTGAGGCAATCAATGAAAGGGGATTGCCTATCATGATTCATTGCGGTGATTTCAGGTATAATTATTCAAATCCCGAACATTTAAAGCCTTTCCTTGAAAGCTTCCCTGACCTTACTGTCATTGGAGCTCATTTTGCAGGATGGAGCATGTGGGAAAAGGCCACTGAGGAATTGGCAGGAACACCTAATCTGATTGTAGACTGCAGTTCAAGCCTCTATTCATTGTCTAGCGAGACTGCAAAGGACTTGATTCATGCATACGGTGCGGATAAGGTTCTATGGGCAACTGATTTTCCAATGTGGGAATCAGTGAGCGAGATGGAAATGTTCAACAAAATCGATTTGACAGATGAGGAAAGGAATCTGATTCTTTATGAGAATGCAGCTAAGTTATTAGGATTGGAAAAATAA
- the rnz gene encoding ribonuclease Z: protein MEITFLGTSSAVPSKYRNHAGIILKYFKDTLLFDCGEGTQRQLTYAKISPMKIDKIFITHFHGDHILGLAGLIQSMGFRGREDDLDIYGPKGLNKILNVISNYGFFQINFNINVHEIGEGTVVETEEYIIKSVLAEHNIENLAYSIYEKKKPRFLREKAIELGVPVGPAFGKLHSGQEVEVDGKIIKPEQVLGPPRAGKKVTYSGDTRPCEQLIELARDSDVLIHEATYEDADRDRAIENCHSTSKEAAEIAKEANVKLLVLTHMSTRYTTDLNIKEEAKEIFENTVVANDFTEINIGKDKTTINFKNILTVNNE, encoded by the coding sequence ATGGAAATTACATTTTTAGGAACTTCATCTGCTGTGCCTTCAAAATATAGAAACCATGCGGGAATTATCTTAAAGTACTTTAAGGATACACTGCTATTTGATTGCGGTGAAGGAACACAAAGACAATTGACTTATGCTAAGATAAGCCCTATGAAAATAGACAAGATATTCATAACCCATTTTCATGGAGACCATATCTTAGGCTTGGCAGGACTCATTCAATCCATGGGCTTTAGAGGAAGGGAAGATGATCTGGACATCTACGGACCTAAAGGATTGAATAAGATACTGAATGTGATTTCAAATTATGGATTCTTCCAAATAAACTTCAATATCAATGTTCACGAAATAGGGGAAGGAACAGTTGTTGAAACAGAGGAATACATCATAAAATCAGTTCTTGCAGAGCATAATATTGAGAATCTTGCCTACTCCATCTATGAAAAGAAAAAGCCTCGCTTCCTAAGGGAAAAGGCCATTGAGCTTGGAGTGCCGGTAGGCCCTGCCTTTGGAAAGCTTCACAGCGGCCAAGAGGTTGAAGTGGATGGAAAGATCATCAAGCCTGAGCAAGTCTTGGGCCCGCCGAGAGCAGGCAAAAAGGTGACATACTCCGGAGATACAAGGCCTTGCGAACAATTGATTGAACTTGCACGTGACAGCGATGTATTGATTCATGAAGCAACCTACGAAGATGCAGACAGGGACAGGGCAATTGAAAATTGCCATTCCACATCAAAGGAAGCTGCAGAAATAGCTAAAGAGGCAAATGTGAAACTATTGGTGCTCACACATATGAGCACAAGATATACAACAGACTTGAATATCAAGGAAGAGGCCAAGGAAATATTTGAAAACACTGTTGTGGCCAATGACTTTACAGAAATAAACATTGGAAAGGATAAGACAACTATAAACTTCAAGAATATTCTAACTGTAAACAATGAATGA
- the sepF gene encoding cell division protein SepF produces MSFTDNLKKSLGFEEDDFGSAYGIGDFGEEEFFEDEFTSISPEQTFYEIILIRPKSVDDMDYIFDQIVEENNPVILDLKFLEKQSEKDFKQAGEIIKLLRHQYGAEAILLSQAEDKNLIIVTPSRVKLVRKD; encoded by the coding sequence ATGAGTTTTACTGATAATTTAAAGAAAAGCCTTGGTTTTGAAGAAGATGACTTTGGCAGTGCATATGGTATAGGCGATTTTGGAGAAGAAGAATTTTTCGAAGATGAATTCACTTCCATTTCTCCGGAACAAACCTTTTATGAGATCATTTTAATTAGACCAAAATCAGTTGATGATATGGATTATATTTTCGACCAAATCGTTGAAGAGAACAATCCTGTGATTCTTGATTTAAAATTCCTTGAAAAGCAAAGTGAAAAGGACTTTAAGCAAGCAGGAGAAATCATAAAGCTTTTAAGACACCAATATGGTGCAGAAGCAATCTTGCTTTCACAAGCTGAAGACAAGAACTTGATCATTGTAACTCCATCAAGAGTCAAATTGGTTAGAAAAGATTAA
- a CDS encoding TatD family hydrolase, whose translation MIDTHMHADSRSSEDFEKMFISGIDTAITCSFYPYKFNDNPEILLNHLNRILNFEPRRAGEYGLDLKVALGIHPANALENNEIIFNELEKWIENKDIIAIGEIGLDENTEIEKKVFKKQLELAEKTQSKVIIHTPRKNKLEVLKDIKEIVLENINPKLVVIDHINLNTIEEIIDEDFTIGLTVQPQKMEVEEAVEILDKYGFDKFLLNSDISNKPSDPLSVPKTVRTLKRLGYDEKEINKVAFENAKEFFNI comes from the coding sequence ATGATCGATACACACATGCATGCAGATTCAAGAAGCAGTGAAGACTTTGAAAAAATGTTCATCAGTGGGATAGATACCGCTATCACCTGCTCATTTTATCCATATAAATTCAATGACAATCCTGAAATCCTTTTAAATCATTTAAATAGAATCCTGAACTTTGAACCAAGACGTGCGGGGGAATATGGCCTTGACTTGAAGGTTGCATTGGGAATTCATCCTGCCAATGCCTTAGAGAACAATGAAATCATATTCAATGAATTGGAGAAATGGATAGAAAACAAAGACATAATAGCCATTGGAGAAATAGGATTGGATGAAAATACAGAGATTGAAAAGAAAGTCTTCAAAAAGCAATTGGAATTGGCTGAAAAAACACAATCAAAAGTGATTATCCATACCCCAAGAAAAAACAAACTGGAAGTATTGAAAGACATAAAAGAGATTGTACTCGAGAATATCAATCCTAAGCTTGTGGTCATTGATCATATAAACCTTAACACCATTGAAGAGATCATTGATGAGGATTTCACCATCGGCTTGACCGTGCAGCCTCAAAAGATGGAAGTTGAAGAGGCAGTTGAAATATTGGACAAATATGGATTTGACAAATTCCTATTGAACAGTGACATCAGCAACAAGCCATCTGATCCATTATCCGTTCCTAAAACAGTCAGAACATTGAAAAGATTAGGATACGATGAAAAAGAGATAAACAAAGTGGCATTTGAAAATGCCAAAGAGTTCTTCAATATTTAA
- the nadA gene encoding quinolinate synthase NadA yields MTNELQEEIIQLKEEKNAIILAHNYQPKEIQEIADFLGDSLELCIKAKEVDDKEIIVFCGVDFMAETAYMLNPDKKVLIPDMEAECPMAHMLTGEQVREAKEKYPDAAVCLYVNSLGEAKAQSDILCTSGNVKKVVESIEQDTILFGPDNNLGEFVQPFTDKKIIPIPGDGHCYVHKLFHKEDIEDARKKYPNADIIIHPESNKDVQELADYVLSTGGMLSHVRDSPKDEFVIGTEVDLITRLESEFPDKTYYPLLEGAICKNMKLHTLEKVRDCLKNEEPRIVVPDEIAEKSINAIERMLEASK; encoded by the coding sequence ATGACAAATGAATTACAAGAAGAAATTATTCAATTGAAAGAGGAAAAGAATGCAATTATCCTCGCACACAATTACCAACCAAAGGAAATTCAGGAAATAGCTGATTTTCTTGGAGACTCATTAGAATTATGCATAAAAGCAAAAGAAGTGGATGATAAGGAAATCATCGTCTTCTGTGGTGTAGACTTCATGGCAGAGACCGCTTATATGCTAAACCCTGACAAGAAGGTATTGATTCCAGATATGGAGGCAGAATGTCCTATGGCACATATGCTTACTGGTGAGCAAGTTAGAGAAGCTAAGGAAAAATACCCTGACGCTGCGGTTTGCCTATACGTAAACAGTCTCGGTGAGGCAAAAGCCCAATCAGACATACTCTGTACCTCTGGAAATGTAAAGAAAGTTGTTGAAAGCATTGAACAGGACACAATCCTATTTGGACCTGATAACAACCTTGGTGAATTCGTACAGCCATTCACTGACAAAAAGATCATTCCAATTCCAGGTGACGGACACTGCTATGTGCACAAACTGTTCCATAAGGAAGACATAGAGGATGCAAGGAAGAAATATCCTAATGCAGACATCATCATTCACCCTGAATCCAATAAGGATGTTCAAGAGCTTGCAGACTATGTCTTAAGTACTGGAGGAATGCTCTCACATGTAAGGGACAGCCCTAAGGACGAGTTTGTCATTGGAACTGAAGTGGACCTCATTACCAGACTTGAATCTGAGTTCCCTGACAAAACCTATTATCCATTGCTTGAAGGAGCTATCTGCAAAAACATGAAACTTCATACTCTTGAAAAGGTAAGAGACTGCCTTAAGAATGAAGAGCCAAGAATAGTCGTTCCGGATGAAATAGCTGAAAAATCAATCAATGCAATTGAAAGAATGCTCGAAGCATCTAAATAA
- a CDS encoding C-GCAxxG-C-C family protein encodes MNHVEKSLELFESKFNCAQAVFASFSKELGLDEKQALKIGGCFGSGMRKGEVCGACTGALMVLGLKYGQSEVGDIDSKLKSDDVCVKFLEEFEAKNGSYICNELLGCDIRTEEGVEYALENNLFTEFCPKMVESATLITEELIKE; translated from the coding sequence ATGAATCATGTGGAAAAATCATTGGAATTGTTTGAATCTAAATTTAATTGTGCACAGGCTGTTTTTGCAAGCTTCTCTAAAGAATTGGGGCTTGATGAAAAACAAGCTCTTAAAATCGGAGGATGCTTTGGCAGTGGCATGCGTAAGGGTGAAGTATGTGGAGCCTGCACTGGTGCTTTAATGGTTTTAGGCCTAAAATATGGTCAAAGTGAAGTTGGAGACATTGACAGCAAGCTCAAATCTGATGATGTATGCGTTAAATTTCTGGAGGAATTTGAAGCAAAAAACGGTTCTTATATCTGCAATGAATTGTTAGGATGTGACATAAGGACTGAAGAAGGAGTTGAATATGCTCTGGAAAATAATCTCTTCACTGAGTTCTGTCCTAAGATGGTGGAATCCGCTACTCTAATCACAGAAGAATTAATTAAGGAATAA
- a CDS encoding mechanosensitive ion channel domain-containing protein, giving the protein MDYASQILEILLHLFNFRNILYILLIIIGGIIIIRLGDRALSKIEHKFDLNLTAHYLFKDILKYTVIIIAIAWILHVLGINLESIIISLGVVGIIIGLASQDIVSNFISGIFVISDKKIQVGNVIEVNDFKGTIKKVGFRNTHMINQDNYEITIPNSVLAKNIYKMYKPTEDHRLRITAVLPHGMNLDEFKADLDKKMYSYDWVVKDKTTFFSKDYTEWGPKVEVSYWITEYKYIDCGKIRILENINRLADEYRKNRRIKIKYKK; this is encoded by the coding sequence ATGGATTACGCTTCCCAGATATTAGAAATACTTCTTCATCTTTTCAATTTTAGAAATATTCTCTATATCCTACTGATTATCATAGGCGGAATCATAATCATAAGACTAGGGGATAGGGCACTTAGCAAGATAGAGCATAAATTTGACTTGAATCTCACCGCCCATTATTTATTTAAGGACATATTGAAATACACAGTGATCATCATAGCCATCGCATGGATACTGCATGTTCTTGGAATCAACTTGGAAAGCATCATAATCAGTTTAGGTGTTGTAGGTATTATAATAGGACTTGCATCCCAGGACATTGTCTCCAACTTCATTTCAGGAATCTTTGTAATCAGCGATAAGAAGATCCAAGTTGGAAATGTCATTGAAGTCAATGATTTCAAGGGAACCATCAAGAAAGTCGGATTTAGAAACACCCATATGATAAATCAGGACAACTATGAGATAACAATTCCAAACTCTGTCTTAGCCAAGAACATCTATAAGATGTATAAGCCAACTGAAGACCACAGACTTAGGATAACTGCAGTATTGCCTCATGGAATGAACTTGGATGAATTCAAGGCGGACCTTGATAAGAAAATGTATTCCTACGATTGGGTCGTTAAGGACAAGACCACGTTCTTTTCAAAGGACTATACTGAATGGGGTCCTAAAGTAGAGGTTAGCTACTGGATTACAGAATATAAGTATATTGACTGTGGAAAGATAAGAATCCTAGAAAACATCAATAGATTAGCTGATGAATATAGGAAAAACAGAAGAATAAAAATCAAATATAAAAAATAA
- a CDS encoding DUF1611 domain-containing protein, with product MYSINSVEDLQELNPYIIVGCGGGGEKFSNLEGIETVGFLDDNPAKQGKPFCGLEVASNLSDLFESTEAKTVAIMLPIGAEGTALKYAVQALANGKNAVVSFRSLSLSENESLLKLAKQNDVCIKEISPRLDVVRKICGVAPEKCCEVLPKISYEPKASVVFVGGTSQECGKRTTTKSLGIEAMKRGLKASIISTDEMGLEQPTAFNFRAGSLSAMDIPSAILSSIKYVEENDQPDIIFIEGQSSLTEDGNPHPRGLSACILIGADPDAVIVGHRPNHPYREPRGIDYEVKAIEAVVPTTKVVGLSINMRNADEDMTLESFEEKYGLPAADMYAGGAGKLLDAILEYLDKN from the coding sequence TTGTATTCTATAAATTCTGTTGAAGATCTTCAAGAATTGAATCCTTATATTATTGTTGGATGTGGAGGTGGAGGAGAAAAATTCTCTAACCTTGAAGGGATTGAAACAGTAGGATTCCTTGATGATAACCCTGCAAAACAAGGAAAACCTTTCTGTGGTCTTGAAGTGGCATCAAACCTATCAGATTTATTTGAATCTACTGAAGCAAAAACTGTAGCCATCATGTTACCAATCGGCGCTGAAGGAACTGCACTCAAATATGCGGTTCAGGCATTGGCAAACGGCAAGAACGCAGTTGTTTCATTTAGATCTTTATCTTTATCTGAAAATGAATCTTTATTGAAATTGGCAAAGCAAAATGATGTTTGCATCAAAGAGATTAGTCCAAGATTGGATGTTGTCCGCAAGATTTGCGGTGTGGCACCTGAAAAATGCTGTGAAGTATTGCCTAAGATTTCATATGAGCCAAAGGCATCTGTTGTCTTTGTAGGAGGTACTTCCCAGGAGTGCGGTAAAAGGACCACCACCAAATCATTGGGAATCGAAGCAATGAAAAGAGGCTTGAAGGCTTCCATCATTTCAACTGATGAAATGGGATTGGAACAGCCTACTGCATTCAATTTCAGAGCAGGAAGCCTATCTGCAATGGACATTCCTTCAGCTATCTTAAGTTCAATCAAATATGTTGAGGAAAATGACCAGCCGGATATCATCTTCATTGAAGGACAATCAAGCTTGACTGAAGATGGAAACCCTCACCCAAGAGGATTGTCTGCATGCATATTAATCGGTGCAGATCCTGATGCAGTCATTGTAGGTCACAGGCCAAACCACCCATACCGTGAACCTAGAGGCATTGACTATGAGGTAAAGGCCATTGAAGCTGTTGTGCCTACCACTAAGGTTGTTGGATTGTCAATCAACATGAGAAATGCTGATGAGGATATGACTTTAGAAAGCTTTGAAGAGAAATACGGCTTGCCTGCAGCAGACATGTATGCTGGTGGAGCAGGCAAATTGTTAGATGCAATTTTGGAATATTTAGATAAAAATTAA
- a CDS encoding DUF5750 family protein, protein MLSVKVEDYGETEDEMHYVTYRASGLSDKELEFLLNNLEGETVVEDGDLLLNIFYSRKFFPFASDDAHFKIDDFIKREEIEMTYFISSFLEDMK, encoded by the coding sequence ATGTTAAGCGTTAAAGTTGAGGATTATGGCGAGACTGAAGATGAAATGCACTATGTAACCTATAGGGCATCTGGCTTAAGCGATAAGGAATTGGAATTCCTATTGAATAATCTGGAAGGAGAGACTGTTGTTGAAGATGGCGATCTGCTCCTCAATATATTTTATTCCAGAAAGTTCTTCCCATTTGCTTCAGATGATGCACATTTCAAAATCGATGATTTCATAAAAAGAGAGGAAATTGAAATGACCTATTTCATATCAAGTTTCCTGGAAGACATGAAATAA
- the nadC gene encoding carboxylating nicotinate-nucleotide diphosphorylase yields the protein MDEIIRYMLREDEGFGDITSNALIPEDKVFYAKLISKDDGILAGIEIIKEMFSEYGIKIISSKKDGDRISKGDILLELEGNARKILLLERTALNLLMRMSGVATVTNRIVKKVHELNPKIRVAGTRKTAPALQKFDKLAISIGGGDPHRSALDDMILIKDNHIAVVGSVKEALELAKENNSFSKKIEIEVESIEDAIIACENGADIVMFDNMTPEEAQDTLDALEEKDLRKDVLIEISGGITEDNILDYAPLDVDIISLGSITHQASSLNFSLDMD from the coding sequence ATGGATGAAATTATAAGGTATATGCTTAGGGAAGATGAAGGTTTTGGAGATATCACTTCAAATGCCTTAATTCCAGAAGATAAGGTATTTTATGCTAAACTGATCTCTAAGGATGATGGAATCCTTGCAGGAATTGAAATCATAAAGGAAATGTTTTCAGAGTATGGCATTAAGATCATTTCCTCTAAAAAGGATGGGGATAGGATTTCCAAAGGAGACATTCTTTTAGAGCTTGAAGGAAATGCCCGAAAGATTCTTCTTTTAGAGAGAACTGCACTTAATCTTCTTATGAGAATGTCTGGTGTGGCTACCGTGACCAATAGGATTGTAAAGAAGGTGCATGAGCTAAATCCTAAGATAAGGGTTGCTGGAACCCGTAAGACTGCACCTGCACTTCAGAAGTTTGACAAATTGGCTATTTCCATCGGTGGCGGAGACCCTCATAGGTCTGCATTGGACGATATGATATTGATTAAGGACAATCATATTGCCGTTGTCGGTTCAGTGAAGGAAGCCCTTGAATTGGCCAAAGAGAACAACAGCTTTTCCAAAAAGATTGAGATTGAAGTTGAATCAATTGAAGATGCAATCATTGCCTGTGAAAACGGTGCAGACATTGTCATGTTTGACAATATGACTCCTGAGGAAGCTCAAGATACTCTAGATGCATTAGAGGAAAAGGATTTGAGGAAAGATGTATTGATTGAGATTTCCGGAGGAATCACAGAAGACAATATTCTGGATTATGCTCCATTGGATGTTGACATCATATCATTAGGTTCCATAACCCATCAGGCAAGCAGTTTGAACTTCAGTTTGGATATGGATTAA
- a CDS encoding GNAT family N-acetyltransferase: protein MEITYKDIHDFEEKDLEDLFLSVDWSSGHFPDKLVIAMKNFETVYSAWDGDKLVGLVSAMDDGIMTAYVHYVLIRPDYQGKGIGKELLKRVTDKYNDYLRIVVVSYNDEIEFYEHCGFEKADDASPMFITDLWT from the coding sequence ATGGAAATAACTTACAAAGACATTCATGATTTTGAAGAAAAAGATTTAGAGGATTTATTCTTATCAGTGGACTGGTCTTCAGGCCATTTTCCAGACAAGCTTGTTATTGCCATGAAAAACTTTGAAACAGTCTATTCTGCATGGGATGGAGATAAGTTAGTTGGTCTTGTCTCTGCAATGGATGATGGAATAATGACCGCTTATGTTCATTATGTTCTCATCAGGCCTGATTATCAGGGAAAAGGCATTGGAAAGGAATTGCTCAAAAGGGTAACTGACAAGTACAATGATTATTTGCGTATTGTGGTTGTTTCCTATAATGACGAGATAGAGTTCTATGAACATTGCGGATTTGAAAAGGCAGATGACGCAAGTCCAATGTTCATAACTGATTTATGGACTTAA
- a CDS encoding alpha/beta fold hydrolase gives MFDVEAIEAEHFNIPEFKFKNGEVLKDAKVEYITFGTPKYDDNGIISNALIYFHGSSGSCYSVKRISEDIGVGEIFDTDKFFFISCSALGCPNSASPSTTGLMNKFPEYDVEDMVNFQKQFIEEKFGITHVKGLIGNSMGGFEVLTWGCVYPDSVDFIISLVSSFKVGGHNYALSKIMNNILVSDPDYNDGAYELPISDSLKRSLKLSSDAMYCYGLSREEYRNNMSNKEIEEAMAEFAEESLEEDPNDLIYMNNSSLDYDLTDQLENITAKVLIIAINQDQYFPPNLDAIPMSKMIKDNKLLIFDSCMGHVGSSELFKIKDDLEEFIKEFRDN, from the coding sequence ATGTTTGATGTAGAAGCTATTGAAGCGGAGCATTTCAATATTCCAGAATTTAAGTTTAAAAATGGTGAAGTGTTGAAAGATGCAAAGGTGGAGTATATCACTTTCGGAACTCCAAAGTATGATGATAATGGAATCATTTCAAATGCATTGATATATTTCCACGGTTCCAGTGGCAGCTGTTACTCTGTAAAGCGTATTTCTGAAGATATCGGTGTCGGAGAGATATTTGATACGGATAAGTTCTTCTTCATATCATGCAGTGCCCTTGGCTGTCCGAATTCTGCAAGTCCTTCCACAACAGGGCTAATGAATAAGTTTCCAGAATATGATGTGGAAGATATGGTAAACTTCCAGAAGCAGTTCATTGAAGAGAAATTCGGAATCACTCATGTCAAGGGGCTTATAGGAAACTCTATGGGAGGATTTGAAGTCTTGACTTGGGGATGTGTTTATCCCGATTCCGTTGACTTCATTATTTCTCTTGTAAGCAGCTTTAAGGTAGGGGGACATAATTATGCCTTATCAAAGATAATGAACAATATTTTAGTCTCAGACCCTGATTATAATGATGGAGCATATGAGCTTCCTATTTCAGACTCATTAAAGAGAAGCTTGAAGCTTTCATCAGATGCGATGTACTGTTACGGTTTATCAAGGGAGGAATACCGCAATAACATGAGCAATAAGGAGATTGAAGAGGCCATGGCGGAATTTGCAGAGGAAAGCTTGGAAGAGGATCCTAATGATTTGATTTATATGAACAATTCTTCCTTGGATTATGATTTGACTGATCAGTTGGAAAATATCACTGCAAAAGTGCTGATAATAGCAATTAATCAGGACCAATACTTCCCACCAAATCTGGATGCGATTCCAATGAGCAAAATGATCAAAGACAATAAACTGCTTATCTTTGATTCTTGCATGGGCCATGTCGGCTCAAGCGAATTATTTAAGATAAAGGATGACTTGGAAGAGTTCATTAAGGAATTCAGAGACAATTAA